A single region of the Penaeus chinensis breed Huanghai No. 1 chromosome 41, ASM1920278v2, whole genome shotgun sequence genome encodes:
- the LOC125047431 gene encoding la-related protein 7-like, with protein sequence MDAVESVAPGEESQKMEDQSISVEKEQAEKEMKKSPKPARQRKKRLINQLKEQMEFYFSAANISKNRTMARFYENGPYISLATFCNKFNKIRALTDDTNLLRKAVEKSTILELSEDGLMVKRKEEVIKKANETECTIYVENIPAHVDHDWVRQIFSQYGMIDYISLPRYKHSCRPKGFAFVEFQTPEMADLALESFGAEKCRIPSDIDPAQLQSIKNFDQNSEQVNKEEKADPDETSDGSKTAPGDEMEEVSNDMDDSASNKRKRTDSGGECETEVIVPKKIKPGEGNLSDGSKEGGGISAGEEQGTIEKKSKKKKRKRSKKVKGDEIESIYLKVMSKREWKTLRNKYLNMQRENMRNLKQKVSEIRDQRQSMYSNCRYKNPDMSLERDFSGHYQKPNHDDAVDGQEQNKSTKPNFIPNAIIKISFEEPPQDPKKLRETIRKGGGEGVAYVDASVMERDVFVRFLSEEAAASYKKSGCWSRMEILSGAEEEEYWNNINICWSQNRGKRKKQTGDGTTGISNQERGREKLLLKAFRESQNTKPAQHIVFED encoded by the coding sequence ATGGATGCAGTTGAAAGTGTGGCACCAGGAGAGGAGAGTCAGAAAATGGAAGACCAAAGCATTTCAGTGGAAAAGGAGCAGgcggaaaaggagatgaagaagtcgCCAAAGCCAGCCAGACAGAGGAAGAAACGACTTATAAATCAGTTGAAAGAACAGATGGAATTCTACTTCAGTGCAGCCAACATTAGTAAAAATCGCACCATGGCACGATTTTATGAGAATGGCCCGTATATCAGTTTGGCAACCTTTTGTAATAAATTCAACAAGATTAGGGCTCTGACAGATGATACAAACTTACTAAGAAAAGCCGTTGAAAAGTCAACAATTCTAGAACTTTCAGAGGATGGTCTTATGgttaagaggaaagaggaagtgatcAAAAAGGCTAATGAAACCGAGTGCACAATTTATGTTGAAAATATTCCTGCTCATGTGGATCATGATTGGGTTCGACAGATTTTTTCACAGTATGGCATGATTGATTACATTTCTTTACCTCGTTATAAACATTCTTGTAGACCAAAAGGATTTGCTTTTGTTGAGTTCCAGACTCCAGAGATGGCAGATCTGGCTCTGGAGTCGTTTGGGGCCGAGAAATGTAGGATACCATCAGACATTGACCCAGCCCAGCTACAGAGTATCAAAAATTTTGACCAAAATTCTGAGCaggtaaataaagaggaaaaagcagATCCAGATGAAACTAGTGATGGAAGCAAAACTGCACCAGGAGATGAGATGGAAGAAGTTAGTAATGATATGGATGACAGTGCAagtaataagaggaagaggacggactCTGGAGGAGAATGTGAGACTGAGGTGATTGttcccaaaaaaataaaacctgGGGAAGGAAACCTTAGTGATGGGAGTAAGGAAGGTGGGGGAATTTCAGCTGGTGAAGAGCAAGGAACTAttgagaagaagagtaagaagaagaagcgtAAGCGAAGCAAGAAAGTGAAAGGTGATGAAATAGAAAGTATTTACTTGAAAGTTATGTCaaaaagggaatggaagacactgagaaataaatatctaaatatgcaaagagaaaatatgagaaatcTGAAACAGAAAGTAAGCGAAATAAGAGATCAGAGACAATCTATGTATAGCAATTGCAGATATAAAAATCCAGATATGTCATTAGAAAGAGACTTTTCAGGACATTATCAAAAGCCAAATCATGATGATGCAGTAGATGGACAGGAGCAGAATAAAAGTACTAAACCTAACTTCATTCCAAATGCTATTATTAAGATAAGTTTTGAGGAGCCTCCTCAGGACCCCAAGAAGTTGCGAGAAACCATACGGAAAGGAGGTGGTGAGGGTGTGGCATATGTAGATGCCAGTGTCATGGAAAGAGATGTCTTTGTGAGGTTCCTTTCAGAAGAAGCTGCAGCATCATATAAAAAATCTGGATGTTGGAGCCGCATGGAGATTCTTTCGGgtgcagaggaggaggagtattggAATAACATCAACATTTGCTGGTCtcaaaatagaggaaaaaggaaaaagcagaCTGGAGATGGCACTACTGGGATTTCAAatcaggaaagagggagagaaaagttacTTCTGAAAGCATTCCGAGAGTCTCAGAACACAAAGCCAGCTCAGCACATTGTGTTTGAAGATTGA
- the LOC125047432 gene encoding peroxisomal biogenesis factor 3-like, whose amino-acid sequence MSTMFSRIRSFLSRHKRKFLIGGAVVGGVALLSRYAEYKLLQWHEQQTRTMLEKQKKHHHYENTQRTANATVMSLAGSMREVVCRELDTDALLQAVRDQPEHKLAIWEQLKIVGFSRAISVVYISSLVASAIRVQLMILGGYTYGDLIQSGHAGIPVSQALQQKYLAAVHYLVEEGVPRLAHHVTRAVTRIVTGLPLTRSLTLSQLEAIYQEVRLSLAGESGSTDTTLEGTSCKLDQWSKYVLKPPVAPEEDGEERVLYNMLIETSDVIDSEDFNIVVDTLIQHGFNHLLDRVADFYPMSKSDFPNFGSENWVDNISRDSTTGVASNGERNDASRNFVAQNISILNDSVLPVAKLVPVFSGLVHAALSPAPGQLLQKILIDSKLDTLGANVYEAFAVPLGQGREER is encoded by the coding sequence atgtccaccaTGTTTTCAAGGATCAGATCCTTTTTGAGTCGTCACAAAAGGAAATTTCTCATAGGGGGAGCTGTTGTTGGAGGTGTAGCCCTTCTAAGCAGATATGCAGAGTACAAGCTTTTACAGTGGCATGAACAGCAAACACGAACAATGCTGGAAAAGCAGAAGAAACATCACCATTATGAAAATACCCAGAGAACAGCAAATGCAACAGTCATGAGCTTGGCCGGTAGCATGAGAGAAGTCGTTTGTCGAGAACTAGATACAGATGCACTCTTGCAAGCAGTCCGTGATCAGCCTGAACATAAACTTGCCATTTGGGAGCAGTTGAAAATAGTTGGGTTTAGTCGAGCCATAAGTGTTGTATACATATCAAGCTTAGTAGCTTCAGCTATACGTGTACAGCTAATGATACTTGGAGGTTATACATATGGAGACCTGATACAGTCAGGCCATGCAGGGATACCAGTTTCACAGGCTCTTCAGCAAAAATATCTTGCAGCAGTCCATTATTTGGTGGAAGAAGGTGTCCCTAGACTTGCTCACCATGTAACAAGAGCTGTGACTCGTATAGTTACAGGGTTGCCTTTGACTCGGTCCCTCACCCTTAGCCAGCTAGAAGCCATATACCAGGAGGTTAGGTTAAGTCTAGCAGGGGAAAGTGGATCAACAGACACTACTCTAGAGGGAACATCATGCAAGCTTGACCAATGGAGTAAATATGTCCTTAAACCCCCAGTTGCTccagaagaagatggagaggaaagggtccTCTACAATATGCTAATAGAAACCAGTGATGTTATAGATAGTGAAGATTTCAACATAGTTGTGGACACATTAATACAACACGGTTTCAACCACCTCCTTGATCGTGTGGCAGATTTCTACCCTATGTCAAAGTCAGACTTCCCAAATTTTGGTTCTGAGAACTGGGTTGACAACATCAGTAGAGATTCGACCACAGGCGTTGCTTCAAATGGGGAGAGGAATGATGCCAGTAGGAATTTTGTAGCACAAAATATATCAATTCTCAATGACTCAGTTCTTCCTGTGGCAAAGTTGGTGCCAGTATTCTCTGGTTTAGTTCATGCAGCGCTCTCCCCTGCTCCTGGACAACTGCTTCAGAAGATTCTTATTGACAGCAAATTAGACACACTTGGAGCAAATGTTTATGAAGCATTTGCAGTGCCTTTGGGACAAGGCAGAGAAGAAAGGTAG